In Anolis sagrei isolate rAnoSag1 chromosome 5, rAnoSag1.mat, whole genome shotgun sequence, the DNA window TTTCAAGAATATTACAATCGAAAACATATCATTGAGGAATCTTTGTGGCTATCACTATGTGTCAATCAGCAAGACTCTTGGACCAATGGCTATGCCTATATGTGTCCACCATCCCTACCACAACCACAGTTCATACCATTTCATGCTTCTCCTGCTAATCCAGCTCCTCACGCACCCTCAGTATGGTGACAATGCTCATCAATGAGGGAAGAAACCTAAATATGGCAGTGTTGCTTTACAGAGTTCACAGAATTCTAACAGTCTCGGGTCTTTAATAGCGGACCTTCTAGCATcatctttcatttatttatattaaatatgTTTGCCATTAGAAGATGTGCACAATCAACACAATTACATTAATGTCAGGACCACAACACTTCATAGAATTTGTACCAGAGCTCTGTCATGCACTGTGATTAATAACCAGGTATCTATATAATGCAAAACATTGATGTGTCTTCAATCTCCACTGTTTCCAACAAAGAAAACCTGTACTTACATTTAGGTTTTGCAGAATTTACCCCTAGATACCACTATCTCTTAAACTGCGAGAGAAACCTAAAACATTACTATAGTAAGACCTATGGAACCAAGATGGTAATGGGAGGAAGTTATTTGACAAAACTTGATTTTGGAGCAAATTTACAGCTTTGATTGGATAAGCCGAAACCACATATCCTGTTTTTATTCCTCCTACTCCTGTGCTTCTATCCAAGTAGCAAATATTCCAGTACAATTTTCCAAAAAGTGACCTCCTGTAGATAATGCTGAATTATAATCCCCATCATTTCCTGCCATCAAAGGGTTACTGGCTGAAGATGAAAGAATCTAAAACATCAGGACAGTGTGATAACAGGGGAAGATTGCTCTAGTAGAGTACTAAAATATATAAAGGTTATCTGGTAGACCTAGTCAGTCACTTTACAAATCCAAAACAAAACGAGATACAAAACTGAAGCCATAAAAACATTAGTACTAGGAAATGGTTACAGTGGCCAGTTTAGCTTAGACAAACATAGCTTTGAATCCCTACTCCGCCAGCAATCCAATTTGGTGACACTAAGCCAACCCAGTCTCAGTCTAAGGCTGAAGCTCTAAGCTCCCATGTCAGCTCTGCCTTTAAGTCCAAACTGTAAAGGATCTGCCTTGGGTACTGGGCATTCTTGGGGATAGGCTAGCTCCTTAAAATTCAGGTTATCATTGAAAGCAGGTTCACCACCCCACCAACATGGTGATTAACCACTCTCCAATGAATCTACTTCTTCAGAGGTTGTTGCCAGAATAAACAGAGGACATGTATACTGCTCTGAATTCTTTGAAGTCAGCATGGAATGGACAGAAAGGAGAGCATCAATAAAGTCATTTCTTTTACAATCTTGCATCTGAGAGAGTGAGCAATTGTTCACGGACActcatgcaataaaataaataagtcttcAGGGTGACACAGAAGTCTTCTGTTGTTTTTGTGCTTTAAATGGATTCTGTGTGGccattctgtgtatgtgtgtatgtagtaGATGTCCAGCCCATTTGGAAGGGTAGGTTTTCACCAGCTAGCATGCCCATCATGTTTGTGAGTTCTGTGCAGAATGTGATTGTTGGattaaaagaaaggaagaaatcaggaAGCGCCAACAATTCTCTGTACCTCAGCCCAATGACTCTGAAGATGTTTAGCTTATCATAAAACCATCTTTCCCTTCTTCAACAATGCATAaggaaccttttttttttctttacatttggGGCCCTTTAgatgttgaactgcagctcctaACTGTCTATATCACTGGCTGGGTTGGGTAGAGCTAATGGGACTTACTTTATAGAGACACAGAAGATAATACTGGATTGGCCTTGGCTAAGAAGAGCTCTAAAGTGGTGTATGTGTGATGCAGTCCCCCCACATATTCACTAGCGAGCTCCTCAGTAATGTATAAGCCTTCTTACTTGTTTTCATTATATATACAGGCCTTTGACGCTATCATTTTTATAAGGTAAAGAACCACCTTATCCATTTTTACCACCTTTTTGAAAGAGTATGGTAACCAACCTGACCAACAGGTTGTAGCCCCCTTTCATGTATGATATATgccagaacttgggaaagttaccTTTTAAAGTACAACTGCCAATATGTAGTCTCCATGCTGGTGAGAGGATCCTGGAAGTGGTAATACCtagaagtaactttcccaagttcgGGATGCATAAGGAGGGCCCACATCATGTGTGCAAGCCCCCAGTCATACAGCAGTAGGAAGCAGAGTTTAATAGAGATATGCCCTAAATGTGCAGCATGGCTACACACTTGAATGAACTTATGCACAGGTTCCCCTTTGCAGACGTGCAACACAGGGCCATATTACCACAAGACAATCATTTTGGACTATGAAAAATGACAATATGCTGTGCCCCAACCACATATCAGATGAATTACACAAAAGCTACCTAAGTAGCTGTGCTGCTCAGCTGCTATGAACATGATCGTGTGATTTTGGGTCTCACCAGTAGATGATAGATTTCTCCTAAAATAACTGAGGAGCAAAACACAGTAGACACCCTATGACAATCAGACTTCCCCAATTAATACTTATGGTACCAAGGGGACCCCCTAAAAATCATTCATAGAATTGCACAACCATCTGGTTGGAAGGCACTGCAAGAGCCTTCAAGTCCAACCTAATTCCCATAACATAGAGCCCGACCTCTGTTGAGATTGCAAAGAAGGGGAGTCCACCACTCTGCCATGAAACCTATTCCATCCTCAAACAGGTGTTGGTCATGCagttaggtgggatctctttttttCCAACTCTAATGGTTTCTTTTCTCTTGCCCTTTGTTCTCAGGTCTGAGTAATATAATTGGCATCATTGTGTACATATCAGCCAATGCTGGAGACCCCTCGAAAAGTGACTCCAAGAAGAACAGTTACTCTTACGGCTGGTCTTTCTACTTCGGAGCCCTGTCCTTCATTATAGCCGAGATGGTGGGAGTGCTGGCCGTACACATGTTTATTGACCGGCACAAACAGCTGCGTGCCAGTGCTCATGCCACGGACTACCTCCAGTCCTCTGCCATCACCCGCATACCCAGCTACCGCTACCGCTATCAGAGACGCAGTCGCTCCAGTTCCCGTTCCACTGAGCCTTCACACTCCAGGGATGCCTCTCCTGTCGGGATCAAAGGGTTCAACACCCTCCCCTCCACGGAGATCTCGATGTATACCCtgaccagggaccccatgaagGCTGCTACTACCCCTACCGCCACCTACAATTCAGACAGGGATAACAGCTTCCTCCAAGTTCACAACTGTatccaaaaagaaaacaaggactCTATCCACACTAACACAGCCAACCGCCGGACCACCCCTGTATGAAGCCGTCGAGAGGGGGCTGAAAATGGGGGGGCGGGGAAGGTGGGAGTGGGATTTGGgtgcaggaagggagggagcagCAGGGGAGGGCAGCGGGGTGGGGAGAGGAGAAAGCAACCATGGGGAAACCTTCCAAAcgcaaaaaacaaaaagaaaagaaaagaaaaacataagTGAAACttccaaaaagaaacaaaatgctgaaaaaaaacagaaaaaggggggaaaaactttttaaaaaatcaagagaaataaatttaaaaatattaaaaatagaaaataaatttaaaagaaaatgcaTGATTTCCCATGTACCATTATTTTAACATTTaataaaaacagatttaaaaaaggaaccaagaaataacaaaaaagaataataatttttaaaaaccaagtgGGAAGAAGAGGTGGCAGCTCTTTGGATTTGCGGGTGGGGGTACTCTTtaagtttgtttttcttttgttctgttttttagtttgttttctttctgcttttaacccactgtggACTTGCAGGTTCCTGAGCATCTCCAGGCAGTAGTGAACATGCAGTGACGGTGGTGTCTCTGCAAATGCCTTTCTGCACAGTtgtgttggggcctgcctgaagTCACTCCCTGCAGCCCTTGGAGTGGCTGGTGATTCAAACGTCCTTGTCGGGTCCACAGGGCTTAACAGTAACCTTTCTGCCCTTGAGGGTTCGAAGGGTTAATGCTGATTCACTCATTTCTAGGTCTCAGAAAGTTCAGGCTGATCCACTCAGCCTCACTACTGTGTGGCTGTCCTGGGGTTAAACAGTGACATTGCAAAAAAAAACGAAAAAAAAGCTTCATAAAAAAAGTGGCaattttttaataaaagaaaactaactataaataaatgtaaatataataagtGGATTTACTTGCAAGAAAGCCAGTTAGTATTTTTtcttttcatcttttcttttttccagctTGAAAACTGTGAAAAATAAATTCTTAGGGGTTGAGAGGCTTCTAAGGAGAAAATGGAAATTGAATCCATTCGATGACAAACAACAGGAACTTTTAAAAGACTCCTAGAACTTGGTCAGCTGCTTGGAGTAGGGTGCATTTCCCTCACTG includes these proteins:
- the CACNG2 gene encoding voltage-dependent calcium channel gamma-2 subunit — translated: MGLFDRGVQMLLTTVGAFAAFSLMTIAVGTDYWLYSRGVCKMKGTGENETSKKNEEVMTHSGLWRTCCLEGNFKGLCKQIDHFLEDTEYEADTAEYFLRAVRASSIFPILSVILLFMGGLCIAASEFYKTRHNIILSAGIFFVSAGLSNIIGIIVYISANAGDPSKSDSKKNSYSYGWSFYFGALSFIIAEMVGVLAVHMFIDRHKQLRASAHATDYLQSSAITRIPSYRYRYQRRSRSSSRSTEPSHSRDASPVGIKGFNTLPSTEISMYTLTRDPMKAATTPTATYNSDRDNSFLQVHNCIQKENKDSIHTNTANRRTTPV